In Brachybacterium saurashtrense, the genomic stretch GGTCATCTCCGCGAGCGGATGCATCGATTCGAATCATCCGCGCACCGGCGCACCCGCCCGTCTGCCGCCGCGTCGCCCGCTCCCGCACAGGTACGGCGCACCGCCGGTGCTAGCGTGCCGGGGTGATCGACTCGGCCCCCCACCCTCCTGCCCCCTCGCCCCGTCCTGCCGCGGGCTCTCGGATCGGCTTCGACCGCGAGCGCTACATCGCCGAGCAGTCGCGGCACATCAAGCGCCGCCGGGAGCAGATCGGCGGGAAGCTGTACCTGGAGATGGGCGGGAAGCTGTTCGACGACCACCATGCCTCCCGGGTGCTGCCCGGCTTCACGCCGGACAACAAGATCGCGATGCTGCACCGCCTGAAGGACGAGCTCGAGATCCTGGTGTGCCTGAACGCGAAGGACCTCGAACGGCAGAAGGTGCGCGCCGATCTGGGGATCACCTACGAGGATGACGTGTTGCGCCTGGTGGACGTGTTCCGCGAGCACGGCTTCCTGGTGCAGAACGTGGCGGTCACCCAGCTGGAGAAGTCCAATCACGTGGCGCGGGCATTCATCGAGCGCCTGCAGCGACTGGGCCTCACCGTGGCCCGGCACAGCGTGATCCCCGGCTACCCGCAGGACACCGCCCGGATCGTCTCCGCCGAGGGCTTCGGGGCGAACGAGTACACCCGCACCAGCCGCGACCTGATCGTGGTGACGGCACCCGGGCCCGGATCCGGCAAGCTCGCCACCTGTCTCTCGCAGATCTACCACGACCACGAGCGCGGCATCGCCGCCGGCTACGCGAAGTTCGAGACCTTCCCGATCTGGAACCTGCCGCTCGAGCACCCGGTGAACCTCGCGTACGAGTCCGCCACGGCGGATCTGGACGACCTGAACCTCATCGACCCCTTCCACCTCGCCGCGTACGGCGAGCAGGTGACCAGCTACAACCGCGACGTGGAGGTGTTCCCTCTGCTGCGCACCCTGCTGGAGCGGCTCACCGGCGCCTCGCCCTACGCCTCCCCCACCGACATGGGCGTGAACCTCGCGGGCGAGTGCATCGTGGACGACGCCGTGTGCCGGGAGGCGGCGCGCCAGGAGATCATCCGCCGCTACTACAAGGCCCTGGTGCACGAGCGGATCAACGACGAGGACGACGTCGTCTCCCAGCGCATCGGGATGGTGATGTCCAAGGCGGGCTGCACCCCGAGCGACAGGGCGGTGGTGGATCCGGCCCTCGCGGTAGAGGCCCGCACCGGGGAGCCCGGCGCCGCGATCCAGCTGGCCGACGGCACTCTGGTCACCGGGAAGACTTCGGCACTGCTGGGCTGCTCGGCGGCGATGCTGCTGAACGCGCTCAAGCGCCTGGCCGGCCTCGAGGACGCCGTGCAGCTGCTCTCGCCCGCCTCGATCGAGCCGATCCAGACCCTGAAGACCCAGCACCTGGGGTCGCGCAATCCGCGTCTGCACACCGACGAGGTGCTGATCGCGCTGTCGGTCTCCGCCGCGAACGACGGCAACGCCCGGCGCGCCCTCGAGCAGCTGCGCAGCCTCGCCGGCTGCGACGTGCACACCACCACGATCCTCGGGACCGTGGACGAGGACATCTTCCGCAGCCTCGGGATCTCCGTCACCTCGGAGCCGCGGTTCCTGCGGCCCGCGCTCTACCACAAGCGCTGAGCGCGGGCCGGACGGGGCCCGCCCGCGGCGCTCAGGGCAGGGCGATCAGCGCCTGCACCGGGGCGTGGTCGGAGGGGTAGGCGCCGGAGGCGTCGCGCCACACGTTGAGCGCGGCCTGCTCGGTGACCAGGTCCTCGGTGGTGAGCACCCAGTCGATGCGGTCGCCGCCCTCCACGGGGTCGTCGTAGCCGGGGAAGGTGCCCCAGGCGGGCGTGAGCTGCTGCGCGGCGGCATCCCAGGTGTCCACCAGCGGTCCGTCGGAGACCAGGGCGGTGTAGGCGCCGGAGTCGTGGGCGGCGGAGTTGAAGTCGCCGGTGACGATGGTGGGCAGCGCGTCGAGCTCCCCGCCGCGGAGGAGGTCGAGGATCGCGTCGGCGCTGCGGATCCTCGCGTTCTCGCTCTGGTGGTCGAAGTGCGTGTTGAGCATCGCGATCTCGGCACCGGTGGCGACGTCGCGCAGGTGGGCCCACACCACGATCCGGGTGACGGTGTTGCCCCAGGTGGCCGAACCGATCACCTCCGGGGTGTCGGAGAGCCAGAACTGGTCCCAGGCGAGCACCTCGAGACGCGTGCTGTCGTAGAAGATCGCCGAGTACTCGCCGCGGCTGCCGCCGTCCCGGCCGTAGCCGACGCTGCGATGTCGCGGCAGCGCCTCCTCGATCGCGGAGAGCTGCCCGGACAGGGCCTCCTGGACGCCCAGGAGGGTGGGCTTCTCGCGCTGGAGCAGCTCGACGAGCAGGGGCCGACGATCGGGCCAGTGGTCCGGGTCGCCCGCGACGGTGCCGCCTCCGGCGGAGCGGTCGTAGCGGATGTTGGCGCTCATCACGTGCAGCGCGTCGCGCTGGGCACGGCCGATCAGGGCGCTGCCCGGGCCGGACTCGGTGGGGGCGGCCACGGCCGGGGTCGAGAGGGCGCCGAGGGCGGCGGCGGCGCCGAGGCCGGTGAGGACGGTGCGGCGGGCGGGAGGGAGGGCCATCGAAGAACTCCTGCGTTCGGGGTGCGGTCGGGCCCGACGCTAGCCCCGACGCCGCACTCCCCCGGGCGCTTCGCCGGGTTCGACCGCGGGCTTCACCGAGCGGTCGCCCGCCCGTCACGCCGGCCGTCGTTGCCGTTCACGCCAGCGGGATGAACGCCCCGCCGTTCTCGTCGCTGCGGCGGGCGGCGTCGAGGACCTCCAGCACGGCGATGCCCTCGCTCGCGGGGGACGGCGCCGCACCGCGCCCCGCGCAGGCGGCGGCGAACTGCTCGTAGAAGGCGGTGTAGGAGCCCTGGGCCGAGGGGACCGGCTCGTGGCCCTCAGCGGTGTGGAGGGTCCCCCACCGCTCCGGCGCCTCGTAGCCCCAGTTCTCCGGGTCCTGCACAGGGCGCTTCCCGGCGGCGATCGCCTCGGCCTGCACGTCGGTGCTCGTCGCGGTGTAGGAGCCGGCGCTCCCGTAGGCGCGCAGCGTGCGCTCGTGGAGGTGGTTGAGCTTGGTGGAGGAGGTGCAGGAGGTGACGCCGTCGGCGTGCTGGAGGGTGAGCGCGAAGGCGGCGTCGGTGCGTCCCTCCGCGAGCTCCACGTGGTCGAGCCGGGCGGAGACCGCACGCACCGGCCCGAGCAGCCACATCATCTGATCCACCAGGTGGGTGCCGAGGTCGCGCAGCAGCCCGCCGTGCTCGCCCGCCTCGAGCAGCTCCGGCTGATCGAGATCGAAGCGCGAGTGCACCCGCCACAGCTCGCCGAGGGCACCGCTGTCGAGAACTCCCCGGAGGGTGCGCAGATCCGCATCGAAGCGGCGGTTGTGGAAGACGCTCAGCTGCACTCCGGCGGCTCGTGCGGCCTCGGCCATCTCGCGGGCCACGGCGGCGGAGGGGGCGAAGGGCTTGTCGGCCACCACGTGCACGCCCGCGGCGATCGCCTCCATCACGAGATCGCGACGCGTCGCGGGCGGCGTCGTGATCGTCACGGCGTCGACGCCCGCCTCGAGCATCGTGGTGAGGCTCGGGAAGATCGGCACCTGCGGGAAGTCCTCCCGCACGGCTGCGGTGGTGGTCTCCGAGCGGGCCACCACCCCGGCGATCTCGATGTCCGTGGCCGCCTCGAGGAACGGGGCGTGGAACTGCCGCCCTCCGACGCCGTACCCCACCAGACCGACTCGCATGCGCACCCTCACCCTCTTTTGTCATGACATGTAGCTGCGCGTCACGCTACGCGCCTGTCGCCACGCGGGCAAGGCTCTCGCTCCAAGCAGTCGAACTGGAGTCTCGATACGCTGTCCGGCCATCGTTGTCGACGGCCTTGTCCGGACACAGTCCCTTCCGCGATAGCTCATCGGCCGCGGACCCCGCAGAAAGTACGGGGCGCGCGCCGTGCGGCGCGCGCCCCGTGGCGGATGAGCAGAGTGCTCAGTCGAGGTTCTCGACCGCGTAGTCCGCCTGCTCCTGAGTGAACTGGTCACCGTAGGAGGAGCTGAGCTGGTCCCGGATCGCCTCCGGGGACATGTCCATCTCGTCGCGGTACACCCGTGCGGATTCCAGCGCGTTCTCGTTCCAGTCCGCCTCGAT encodes the following:
- a CDS encoding DUF1846 domain-containing protein, producing MIDSAPHPPAPSPRPAAGSRIGFDRERYIAEQSRHIKRRREQIGGKLYLEMGGKLFDDHHASRVLPGFTPDNKIAMLHRLKDELEILVCLNAKDLERQKVRADLGITYEDDVLRLVDVFREHGFLVQNVAVTQLEKSNHVARAFIERLQRLGLTVARHSVIPGYPQDTARIVSAEGFGANEYTRTSRDLIVVTAPGPGSGKLATCLSQIYHDHERGIAAGYAKFETFPIWNLPLEHPVNLAYESATADLDDLNLIDPFHLAAYGEQVTSYNRDVEVFPLLRTLLERLTGASPYASPTDMGVNLAGECIVDDAVCREAARQEIIRRYYKALVHERINDEDDVVSQRIGMVMSKAGCTPSDRAVVDPALAVEARTGEPGAAIQLADGTLVTGKTSALLGCSAAMLLNALKRLAGLEDAVQLLSPASIEPIQTLKTQHLGSRNPRLHTDEVLIALSVSAANDGNARRALEQLRSLAGCDVHTTTILGTVDEDIFRSLGISVTSEPRFLRPALYHKR
- a CDS encoding endonuclease/exonuclease/phosphatase family protein, coding for MALPPARRTVLTGLGAAAALGALSTPAVAAPTESGPGSALIGRAQRDALHVMSANIRYDRSAGGGTVAGDPDHWPDRRPLLVELLQREKPTLLGVQEALSGQLSAIEEALPRHRSVGYGRDGGSRGEYSAIFYDSTRLEVLAWDQFWLSDTPEVIGSATWGNTVTRIVVWAHLRDVATGAEIAMLNTHFDHQSENARIRSADAILDLLRGGELDALPTIVTGDFNSAAHDSGAYTALVSDGPLVDTWDAAAQQLTPAWGTFPGYDDPVEGGDRIDWVLTTEDLVTEQAALNVWRDASGAYPSDHAPVQALIALP
- a CDS encoding Gfo/Idh/MocA family oxidoreductase; its protein translation is MRVGLVGYGVGGRQFHAPFLEAATDIEIAGVVARSETTTAAVREDFPQVPIFPSLTTMLEAGVDAVTITTPPATRRDLVMEAIAAGVHVVADKPFAPSAAVAREMAEAARAAGVQLSVFHNRRFDADLRTLRGVLDSGALGELWRVHSRFDLDQPELLEAGEHGGLLRDLGTHLVDQMMWLLGPVRAVSARLDHVELAEGRTDAAFALTLQHADGVTSCTSSTKLNHLHERTLRAYGSAGSYTATSTDVQAEAIAAGKRPVQDPENWGYEAPERWGTLHTAEGHEPVPSAQGSYTAFYEQFAAACAGRGAAPSPASEGIAVLEVLDAARRSDENGGAFIPLA